CCGCCAGGACCGCCGATGCCGCGGCGTGCTCCGATCATTCGTTCAGTCTATGGAGGTCAGCGGCTCGCGATGCGGCCGAGGATGAGGCGCCGCGGCGCTACCCGTCGCGCGCTCCACCGGAACGCCGCGCGGATCTCACTGGTCGCGTCCGCATCCCCTGGCTTGACGGAGACGTGGACCTCCGCATAAGGCTGTCCGCGCTCGACGCGGTCGCCGACCTTGGCGTGCAGGACCACGCCCGTACGTAGATCGATCGGGTCGCCTTTCTTCTCGCGGCCCGCGCCCAGCCGCACCGATGCCATGCCGACGCGGTCCGCCGCGATCGCGGCGACGAACGCGGTGCGACTCGCGACGAGGCGCTCCACACGCGGCGCGTGCGGGAGCCGGCTCGGGTCATCGACCGCGCGTGCGTCGCCCCCCTGCGCGGCCACAAGGTCGCGAAGCTTGGCGAGCCCGCTCCCATCGGCGAGCGCGCGATCGACCGCGGCGAGGGCGCTCTTCGTGTCGCGCGACTTGCGCCCGCGCACGAGCATCTCCGCGGCGGCAACACGAGCGAGCTTCACCAGATCCGCGGGCCCGCGACCGCGCAGCGTCTCGATCGCTTCGGCGACCTCCAGCGCGTTGCCGACCGCGCGTCCAAGCGGCTGCTCCATATCGGTGAGCTCGCAGGTGACCGCGAGGCCATGCGCGACGCCGATCGCGACCATCGCTCGCGCGAGCGCGCGCGCGGACGGGAGATCCTTCATGAAGGCGCCGCTGCCGACCTTCACGTCGAGCACGACGGCCTGCGCGCCGGCGGCGATCTTCTTCGACATGATGCTCGAGGCGATGAGGGGGATCGCCGGCACGGTGCCGGTCGTATCGCGCAGCGCATAGAGGAGTCCGTCCGCCGGCGCGAGCTCTTTCGTCTGGCCGGTGACGACGATGCCGATCCGGCCGAGCTGCGCCAGGAACTCCGCGGTCGTGAGATCGACGCGGTAGCCGGCGAACGATTCGAGCTTGTCGAGCGTCCCTCCGGAGAAGCCAAGGCCGCGTCCGCTCATCTTCGCGACGGGAAGGCCGCACGCGGCGACGAGCGGCGCAACGACGAGCGTGGTCTTGTCCCCCACTCCGCCGGTGGAGTGCTTGTCGACCACGCGACCGAAGCGCGAGAGATCGAGGCGCTCGCCCGAGCCGACCATGCTCGCGGTCAGGGCCGCCGTTTCCTTCGCGTCCATGCCGCGCCACACCACCGCCATGAGGAAGGCGGACATCTGATAGTCGGGGACCTCGCCTCTCGTGTAGCCCTGTATGAGGTGGTCGATCTCCTCGGCGGTGAGCTTCCCACCGTCACGCTTGCGCTCGATGAGCTCGACGACCCGCACTACCAGCCGCGTGAGGCCGGGCACGGCATCGGAATGCGCGGTGCCGTAAGCGGCGTCACAGCCGGGCGACCACGCCTTTGATCACATTGCCGAGACGCGCGCCCGCCCTGTTCGCCACCGCGAGGACTTCCTCGTGCGTGACGTGCTGGATCAGGCCGGGGATCCCGGTCGCCATGTCGGTGACGGTCGAGATCGCGAGGATGCGCATACCCATGTGACGCGCGACGAGCACTTCCGGGACGGTGCTCATGCCGACGGCGTCGGCGCCGAAGCTGCGCAGCATGCGCAGCTCCGCGGGCGTCTCGAAGTTCGGGCCGGCGACCGCGACGTACACGCCCTCCTTGAGCTTCGGGTCGACCGCATGCGCGAGCCTCCGCAGCTCCTCGGTGTAGGCACCGACCATGTCGGGGAATCGCGGACCGAGCGTGTCGTCGTTCGCGCCGCGCAGCGGATTCGTTCCCATGAAGTTGATGTGGTCGCTCATGACCATGAGGTCGCCGTTCTCGTACGACGGATTCAGCCCGCCGCACGCGTTCGTGAGGATGA
This Candidatus Limnocylindria bacterium DNA region includes the following protein-coding sequences:
- a CDS encoding purine-nucleoside phosphorylase translates to MSDAKAAVDAIRAKTKHQPVVAIVLGSGLGGLADDVRDADRIPYAMIPGWHRSTAPGHAGELVVGTLEGRPVAVMKGRLHYYEGYDIQDVAFPVRVFKAWGIDTIILTNACGGLNPSYENGDLMVMSDHINFMGTNPLRGANDDTLGPRFPDMVGAYTEELRRLAHAVDPKLKEGVYVAVAGPNFETPAELRMLRSFGADAVGMSTVPEVLVARHMGMRILAISTVTDMATGIPGLIQHVTHEEVLAVANRAGARLGNVIKGVVARL
- a CDS encoding thymidine phosphorylase, encoding MPGLTRLVVRVVELIERKRDGGKLTAEEIDHLIQGYTRGEVPDYQMSAFLMAVVWRGMDAKETAALTASMVGSGERLDLSRFGRVVDKHSTGGVGDKTTLVVAPLVAACGLPVAKMSGRGLGFSGGTLDKLESFAGYRVDLTTAEFLAQLGRIGIVVTGQTKELAPADGLLYALRDTTGTVPAIPLIASSIMSKKIAAGAQAVVLDVKVGSGAFMKDLPSARALARAMVAIGVAHGLAVTCELTDMEQPLGRAVGNALEVAEAIETLRGRGPADLVKLARVAAAEMLVRGRKSRDTKSALAAVDRALADGSGLAKLRDLVAAQGGDARAVDDPSRLPHAPRVERLVASRTAFVAAIAADRVGMASVRLGAGREKKGDPIDLRTGVVLHAKVGDRVERGQPYAEVHVSVKPGDADATSEIRAAFRWSARRVAPRRLILGRIASR